In the Colwellia sp. 20A7 genome, one interval contains:
- the phoR gene encoding phosphate regulon sensor histidine kinase PhoR, whose protein sequence is MQNHLNIKDKQDFRFHSGIEALPDAALILSTDLLIVSGNKKAQRLLGVNFPDDIGKHIEHLLVDPVLSEYLAQDNFESPCLITSPINDELQLEISVMSFGGERVFLMSRAIAKYHRMKKMRREFVANVSHELKTPLTVVRGYVEMIQETEYALDSHWQKVFCTIEGQVSRMERLVEQLLNLSKVENNRDDDAMKPVDMPSLIENLVEDAKWLNQLKQHEILTNITHGIGIYGIETELKSACTNLISNAIAYTQPHGVIDISWQKNGDKMIFSVKDNGDGIKSEQLNRLTERFYRIDKSRSRDTGGSGLGLAIVKHVLLHHKAELVITSQWGEGSEFSIYFDESSTH, encoded by the coding sequence ATGCAAAATCATTTGAATATTAAAGACAAGCAGGACTTCCGTTTTCACTCAGGAATAGAAGCTCTGCCTGATGCAGCGCTTATCTTGTCGACTGATTTATTAATTGTTTCAGGTAATAAAAAAGCCCAGCGTTTACTGGGTGTTAATTTTCCTGATGATATTGGTAAGCATATTGAGCATTTACTTGTTGATCCTGTGTTATCCGAATACTTAGCTCAAGATAATTTCGAATCACCTTGTTTAATTACGTCACCTATTAATGATGAACTGCAATTAGAAATATCAGTGATGTCTTTTGGCGGTGAACGTGTCTTTTTAATGTCTCGTGCTATTGCTAAATATCACCGCATGAAAAAAATGCGACGTGAGTTTGTGGCTAATGTGTCTCACGAACTAAAAACGCCACTTACGGTGGTTCGCGGTTACGTTGAAATGATTCAAGAAACTGAATATGCGCTAGACTCTCATTGGCAAAAAGTATTTTGTACAATCGAAGGGCAAGTCTCTCGAATGGAGCGTTTGGTTGAACAATTACTGAATTTATCTAAAGTAGAAAATAATCGTGATGATGACGCGATGAAACCTGTAGATATGCCAAGTCTTATAGAAAACCTTGTTGAAGATGCTAAATGGCTAAATCAACTTAAGCAACATGAGATTCTTACTAACATTACGCATGGTATTGGTATTTATGGTATCGAAACTGAGTTGAAAAGTGCATGTACAAATTTGATTTCTAATGCCATTGCCTATACGCAGCCTCATGGTGTTATTGACATTAGTTGGCAAAAAAATGGTGATAAAATGATATTTAGCGTTAAAGATAATGGCGATGGTATTAAGTCTGAACAATTAAATCGGTTAACAGAACGTTTTTATCGTATTGATAAATCTCGCTCTCGTGATACTGGTGGTTCAGGACTTGGATTAGCGATTGTTAAGCATGTATTACTTCACCATAAAGCTGAATTAGTGATAACAAGCCAATGGGGGGAGGGCAGCGAGTTCTCTATTTATTTTGATGAAAGCTCAACCCATTAG
- the lysA gene encoding diaminopimelate decarboxylase, protein MKTKSHISYFDNQMHIENVSVESIAKDIPTPFYCYSYSAIKAAYLEYEAAFSELDTMICYAVKANSNQAILKTLSDLGAGADVVSEGEIRRALSAGIPANKIVFSGVAKTEAEITLALDNDIFQFNVESEPELLLISQIAATKNKFPAISIRINPNVCAKTHEKITTGKSENKFGIPIAKAREVYRYAASLPNIVVQGVDVHIGSQLIDLVPFEEAFNKVAEFVTILKNDGHKISIIDIGGGLGIDYSEDEIEPDKNAYATIVKHCLSHLDCKIIIEPGRSIVGNAGILVSSVVYVKKGEERQFLILDAGMNDLIRPSMYDAYHQIKPVNNSVTEVSHYDIVGPVCETGDTFSKNRELPTAKAGDLIGILSCGAYGTVMSSTYNTRLNAPEIMVNDKKFAVIKPRLSYEEVIAQDIIPDWLLK, encoded by the coding sequence ATGAAAACAAAGTCTCATATTTCTTACTTCGACAATCAAATGCATATAGAAAATGTGTCCGTAGAGTCCATAGCTAAGGACATTCCTACACCTTTCTATTGTTATTCTTATTCTGCAATTAAGGCTGCTTACCTAGAATACGAAGCAGCATTCAGTGAGCTAGACACAATGATTTGCTATGCGGTAAAAGCAAATTCTAATCAAGCAATATTAAAAACACTGTCCGACTTAGGCGCTGGTGCAGATGTGGTTTCCGAAGGTGAAATAAGAAGAGCATTAAGTGCAGGCATACCTGCCAACAAAATTGTATTTTCAGGTGTAGCTAAAACTGAAGCTGAAATAACATTAGCGTTAGACAATGATATTTTTCAGTTTAACGTTGAGTCGGAGCCAGAATTATTATTAATCAGTCAAATAGCTGCGACAAAAAATAAATTCCCTGCAATTTCAATTCGAATAAACCCTAATGTTTGTGCCAAAACACATGAAAAAATAACCACAGGTAAATCAGAAAATAAGTTTGGTATTCCAATAGCGAAAGCGAGAGAAGTTTATCGTTATGCTGCATCATTACCAAATATCGTCGTTCAAGGTGTCGATGTTCATATTGGCTCTCAATTAATAGATTTAGTACCGTTTGAAGAAGCGTTCAATAAAGTAGCTGAATTTGTAACGATATTAAAAAACGACGGCCATAAAATATCTATTATTGATATTGGTGGTGGTTTAGGCATAGATTACAGTGAAGATGAAATTGAACCTGACAAAAATGCTTATGCAACCATAGTTAAACATTGCCTTAGTCATTTAGATTGTAAAATAATTATTGAACCGGGCAGATCAATTGTTGGTAATGCAGGTATACTTGTATCAAGTGTTGTTTATGTTAAAAAAGGGGAAGAGCGCCAGTTCTTAATTTTAGATGCTGGTATGAATGACCTTATTAGACCAAGTATGTATGATGCTTATCATCAAATAAAACCGGTTAATAATTCGGTGACCGAAGTTTCCCATTACGATATTGTTGGCCCGGTTTGTGAAACTGGTGATACCTTCTCTAAAAATAGAGAGTTACCGACAGCAAAAGCAGGCGATCTCATTGGAATTTTAAGCTGTGGCGCCTATGGTACTGTTATGTCTTCAACCTATAACACTCGTCTAAACGCACCTGAGATAATGGTTAATGATAAAAAATTCGCTGTAATTAAACCGCGTTTAAGTTATGAAGAAGTTATTGCTCAAGATATTATTCCTGATTGGTTATTAAAATAA
- the phoB gene encoding phosphate regulon transcriptional regulator PhoB — MSGYILVVEDETPIREMITFVLEQNGFNSVEAIDIKEAKERIVEPYPDLILLDWMLPGGSGVKLAKELKQGEYSRNIPIIMLTARADEDDKVKGLDAGVDDYVTKPFSPKELIARIKAVIRRVSPTLLAEKVEFHGLKLDPVSHHVTINEEALDLGPTEFRLLHFFMTHTERVYSREQLLDNVWGTNVYVEDRTVDVHIRRLRKAISGAGHEDFIQTVRGAGYRFSGKTVQKSKN, encoded by the coding sequence ATGAGTGGTTACATTTTAGTTGTTGAAGATGAAACTCCAATCAGGGAAATGATCACCTTTGTTTTAGAGCAAAATGGTTTTAACTCGGTCGAAGCTATTGATATAAAAGAAGCAAAAGAAAGAATTGTTGAACCTTATCCTGATTTGATCTTGCTTGATTGGATGCTACCCGGTGGCAGTGGTGTCAAACTAGCGAAAGAATTAAAGCAGGGTGAATACAGCCGTAATATTCCTATTATCATGCTTACTGCACGTGCTGACGAAGATGATAAAGTGAAAGGCCTTGATGCTGGCGTTGATGACTATGTTACTAAGCCTTTTTCACCTAAAGAATTGATTGCTCGTATTAAAGCGGTAATTCGTCGTGTATCACCGACATTATTAGCCGAAAAAGTAGAGTTTCATGGCTTAAAGCTAGATCCCGTTTCTCATCATGTCACTATCAATGAAGAAGCCTTAGATTTAGGGCCGACTGAGTTTCGTTTATTGCATTTCTTTATGACTCATACAGAACGTGTTTATTCACGTGAACAACTGCTTGATAATGTTTGGGGAACCAATGTTTATGTTGAGGATAGAACGGTTGATGTTCATATTCGACGCTTAAGAAAAGCTATTTCAGGGGCAGGACATGAAGATTTCATCCAAACTGTTCGTGGTGCAGGCTATCGCTTTTCGGGTAAAACAGTCCAAAAGTCTAAAAATTAA